AGGAGAAGTTTAAAAATTCATCATTTGGTGGCCAAGTCCTCGACATAGCCTCCAATTTCGTGATTTTACGTCGTTTTTAGGACGAGAACCACAAAAGGATTCGGACGAGCAGAGCTTTTTTTTACTGTACATTAACACTATTGTTTTCTGCAGTTCTCCGGTCCACCTCGACATTTTTGTTACTAATAGCTCCATAAGACAAAAACGAGATGCTTAATTTAAGATGTCAGCAAAACGACGTCCTTCACTCAGAAGACCCTCTACATGACTACATTTGGCGCCAAATGAACCGTCCTAAAAGCGTACACTGGAtattggaaaaaaacaaaacaggccaTGCATGATTGTCGCCAGCTTTGActaggaaaaaaaagaagagagcaagtgtctttaaagtgcccctgtgataaaaaaagccacttccttttttccttcagattttgaaagtgtgtttgcttaacacctgactgacaaaattttgagctttgatttttatccaaaggccgtttaccttgagtgtaagttttggatttcacggtccgccattactcacgttcaaaactgaccgattggacctcagacggttggatccagggaaaagtgacgtcagaggctcactagcttaaatttcagcgtgtgaacgcagtttattatatatgcaaagcgtgagtttaaaagtctgaaagccctaAACCCctttgctgcatattaattctgcggcgtacacacgtattgcattcttaaactagtgagcctttgacgtcattttctactcgatccagctctctcaagaacataatgttagtaatggcggaccattaaataggaaaattacagttaaaatgaagaagtgtctttttgaaatcaaggcttaaaacgtgggtcacttagtgttttgttaacatagttttgaaatccaaagaaaaatatgaattgattttttggtcacaggggcactttaaataaattgTCTATATGATCGAGATAAGACATAAAGCTATTTTCTCTTGATATGACCTTGGCACTCAGGCGGCCTTACACTGTAGGGAATAAGGGAGCAAGAAAGAGTAAATTGCATACAGataaaaaatataaactaaTCAGTGTTTATTAAAGTTTTATTTCATATCCAGGCCTTTCCGTACATCGATTCTGAAATTTACGACCCGCACGGGCACTTGGTGTCTAGTTAGTTGAAGCTCGAATCCATCCACAGCCACCGCAAAATATGCATGGACTTCGTTTAGAGCGATTTCTTCCGCCTTTGCATCCGACCCCTTCCTTGAAATGGACCTCCAGTCCCACTTTGCATCGCTTCATATTGGCCAGATTTCTCGCTTTGATCTCGCTGTTAACCTTACTGCTCATTGTCACTCCATATACATctaaaagggaaaaaacgctcattacataataattaatgaaatttaattaaattcCATTATTTCAACCCTTTGCAAAATCAACCTTTTTTCCATTCGAGAAGACAAAGGATGTCGTATCCAAAAACCAGTTAAATATCGCTTCAAATTTGAGCGTCCACACAACAAGACTAACATAAGCTCATCCGATAAACGGCTATTTTGAACACCCATCAGATCCACAAACAAATCCTATAACATTGCGAAAGGAACTCAATATCAGCAAACGTCATCGTGATGACTCAAGGGTATCCGACAAAGACGGTTCTAGCACACATCAGCCCACCCCTACAAAGCTCAACAAACCATTCTCTCGTCTTCAGAGGTCTGCATATTCAAGCACAAATGCAAAGTCTATAACAATACCAACTCCCCTGATgaaaattcttatttttcttctttgttgaTCGCGCAAAGGAACTGCGGTTACCTGGCAACAAAGTTTCCAATTCTTGAACAACTTCTTGCGCCCGCGAGCAGTCCACAGTCTTGTAGTAAAGGTGCCTTTTCTCGTAGGTTGGGTTGGTGGTGCTGGGCTTGCTTGTCAGTGCAGTTGTTACTTCTTTTGTGTAGCCATGGCTTTCCAGGTCTGCCTTCCTTAATATGGCCAACATTTCATCGTCTGAGGGATGATAATCTGGATTGAAGACCCTCATCACCAACGACTCTTCCGATCTCGTTTCTGTTTGGAGAGAAGAGGAAAATCAAGCCAGACATTTTGCTCCGTGAAGGCTGAAATTAATTGATCCGTGAAGAAAGATTTTACCTGCTGATGTTGAGAGCGCAGCCATCACAAAAAAGATAACTGAAATAGTGGAGGAAATCATCGTTGTTGCTGAGCTACCGATTTACTTGGATGTCTGTACCAGTGATACATCAGCTCACTTATGCTTCTCTATTTATGCCAATTTGAGCAACAGAACTAGAGGCCGATTGGCTGAACGTCGTCTAACGCGATTGGTTTGCACTGCATAACAAGAAACTCCGTCCAGAACACGTTAGTAAATATTTGATCAGGTGCGAATTAGCTAACAAGGAAGAGGAAATAAACTTTGCCCATTTATGCGAGGTCTTTTTCAGGTACCATTGGATTGAGTATTCCTACATTCAGTTTCTCAGACTCTCCCTAAGAAAAGCAGTGTATTGGCATCAGAGCAGTTCTCCGAACCTTCGTTCTATCGAAAACATAGAGTTTTGCCAAATGATTCCAAACTCAATATTACCTTCCCTTATTACCCTAAATTCCAGAgaagttattttaatatttgtatttcagaaatcaataaaaatggaATATTTTAACTAGTCCCCTGTAACTCTTAGAGTACTTGTTTAAGAAGACATTTGAATTTCGTCAGGGACTCTGCTTGCTTCACATTACACGGAAGTTTGTTCCATAGCATGTCGCCACTATAActaattttgtaataaattGTCCGTGGTAAAGGGATACAAAGTCCCTAAGGTTTTATGGCGTTTCTCGTATTCCAAACCTATAACATAAATCTGTAAAATTCTTAAAGGGCTTATGGCAAATGCCGCCTCTTTCATTTCTTTACCCACCGTATGTAGATACTGTATTTTTTCGACGAAGAGTTACATAGGGCACTTTTGATATATTTATTTAGTTAAATTCTCGTATATAGGGGACTTTGCACAGAAGCTGATAAACGAAGAAGATCTGTTCAAACTGTTGTCAGAAGATGTGATCAActgaaactgaaataatttttttgtacttGAACAAATGTTTGAAACCTTTGGTGCCGTACCATTTGCACTGGCGGATGTCAAAGACACTCCTTAATACTTCCGCTCATGTCTGTCgaaattaagaaatttaaatattcaCATTTCAACAAGTCAAATATTTTGATTTGCGTCCAAGGCAGCCTCTTACTTCCTTCAGTGAAACATTTCCTTCCGCTTTGCTCTTCATTGAGCCATTTTTCGTGTAATAACGAATTACAGTAAAGAGCACAATTAAGTTGCCAGGGGACTGCAGTGTTCAGTGAAGCAGCCGTCGATTCACAAAAAGGCTGAAGAGAGGAACCTGTGTCTAAAAAGCTCAAAACATGAATGCACTTTGTTCTTTCACAGGCGCTGCAGACTCGGAGGGCAAAAAATTATAAGGActtgtatgggaatcccaaaaacaaacactcaaaaagatatttacacgctaaagttctcaattaaaaagctgTACTTTTTGTcctggtgactttctcgcttcttgtgtggttatttgcctgattgaatgctatttaagcgacttctcaacttcccgggttgtcactcgtacataaataaaggaaaggctggaaagtaatttctggcttacctcacatctcccCGATAAAATCActcttctccggcatcagtcacgctcaaactccggcgatggccacacggataaatttacttctccttgaccaagtttcaaggtccagcgagtatccattgctgagaaacagccaCGAACATTCAaatcgctgtttctcagcaatggatgtGACAAAGTTAGTAGATCGTAcattaaaggaaaaagaaagtgTGCGGGAGAAACTTACTTAATGCAACGAACTGCGTGCGGGCGAGAGCATCAGGAAGGCTGCGTTAGCTAGAAATGAGGTCAAAATGTTAGCTAGAGTGTCACGAGATTGGTTGCAGCTGAAGCCTGCTATCAGGAGTACCCAATGGATCCGCTCCTCAGGCTAAGAATTTACTGGCTGGTTACTAAATAATAGATGAGAAGCTCTAGCTGGGAATTTTgccgaaacgtttttcttgctgtggtcgACCCTTTGAATACCGATGCtagctggaaaaaaaaaattcacttccctTCTGGCTTCCTGCGGCTTTTGAAATTGTGCTCTGGCTAATTTTGGCTGGAGCGGTAAAATGACACCTAGTCAGGAAAGTTCAAAGAAAGCGCTGGCTGTGAGTGATAACTAACACACCGCAAGCTAGTGCAAAGTCGAGCGCGTGTATAAAATTGTCACTAAATTGatagaaaattgaaagaaagaaaaggcgtGTACAAAATGTTAACTGAATACGTCAGTCATTAAAACGCTGTCAGCAAACAATGCAAATTCTTTTTTAAACATCCCTGTCTTTTGTTACGGTGTTGATGGCGGTTATAGTCGCGGTCGTTGTTTTGTGCCTCTAGTTTGGTTGAGTGTTAaaaagggttcacaggcctacccgactcccttgtacgtggtctggtttttgttgcctttgtcataattttacTCTCGAttttgagtacatatttgaatggacgcctcttttaggcggttcctgtagtattcatttagcaatggtttttgccctatgaggctttacatttgaatctctatactgctgtgtgatacgttttcttgcAATCAGTTTGCATATAAGGCCATTACGGTatgtgagctgataaccgagactgagtgagccaatcagaaagctagaaatgaaATTTCATATCCGAGATTGAAAATCTATTCCTTTCTTTACGACCATCATGTACTTTTACTATTATTGCTAGTCGAGATGATGAGACATTAATTAACGTTGTTTGATAGCCACTTGTCAATATATATTAACTTAAACTTTGGCATCTGGCAATTAAGGTAATACTGGACAATTCTGCTTAAAATAATCCTGTTTCAACTTATAGGAAGGATTTTCATGCTGGAGGAGTAAGAGGATGACTTATGGCGAGCTCAAAACAGACAGCGGCGACGACGGCCAAGAGAACGTCTTATCAAACTCTCCCATGTTGTAATCATTTGTTGTTTGGGTGGTAAATTTTGAAGCAGCTATAAACGCCATGAAAGTTGAGGAGAAGTTTAAAAATTCATCATTTGGTGGCCAAGTTCTCGACATAGCCTCCAATTTCGTGATTTTACGTCGTTGTTAGGACGAGAACCACAAAAGGATTCGGACGAGCATAGCTTTTTTTTACTGTACAttaaaactattgttttctgcAGTTCTCCGGTCCACCTCGACATTGTTGTTACTAATTAATAGCTCCATAAGACAAAAAAGAGATGCTTAAAATGTCAGCAAAACGACGTCCTTCACTCAGAAGACCCTCTACATGACTACATTTGGCGCCAAATGAACCGTCCTAAAAGCGTACACTGGAtattggaaaaaagaaaaacaggccATGTATGATTGTCGCCAGCTTTAACGACGAAAAAGGCGAAGTGAGCAagtgtctttaaataaattGTCTATATGATCGAGATAAGACATGACACTATTTTTTCTTGATGTAACCTTGGCACTCAGGCGGCCTTACACTGTAGGAAATAATGGAGCAAGAAAGAGTAAATTGCATACAgataaaaaatataaacaaatcaGTGTTTATTAAAGTTTTATTTCATATCCAGGCCTTTCCGTACATCGATTCTGAAATTTACGACGCGCACGGGCACTTGGTGTCTAGTTAGTTGAAGCTCGAATCCATCCACAGCCACCGCAAAATATGCATGGACTTCGTTTAGAGCGATTTTTTCCGCCTTTGCATCCGACCCCTTCCTTGAAATGGACCTCCAGTCCCACTTTGCATCGCTTCATATTGGCCAGATTTCTCGCTTTGATCTCGCTGTTAACCTTATTGCTCATTGTCACTCCATATGCAtctaaaaggggaaaaaaaacgcTCGTTACATAATAATTaatgtaatttaattaatttccaTCATTTCAAACCTTTTTTTCGTTAGAGATGGCAAAGGATGTCGTATCCAAAAACCAGTTAAATACCGCTTCAAATTTGAGCGTCCACACAACAAGACTAACATCAGCTTATCCGATAAACGGCTATTTTGAACTCTTACAGGAATTGCTTTAGTCTGTACACCCATCGGATCCACAAACAAATCCTATAACGTTGCGAAAGGAGCTCAATATCAGCAAACGTCATCATGACGACTCAAGGGTATCCGACAAAGACGGTTCTAGCACACATCAGCCCACCCCTACAAAGCTCAACAAACCATTCTCTCGTCTTCAGAGGTCTGAACATTCAAGCGCAAATGCAAAGTCTATAACAATACCAACTCCCCTGATgaaaattcttatttttcttctttgctgATCGCGCAAAGGAACTGCGGTTACCTGGCAACAAAGTTTCCAATTCTTGAACAACTTCTTGCGCCCGCGAGCAGTCCACAGTCTTGTAGTAAAGGTGCCTTTTCTCGTAGGTTGGGTTGGTGGTGCTGGGCTTGCTTGTCAGTGCAGTTGTTACTTCTTTTGTGTAGCCATGGCTTTCCAGGTCTGCCTTCCTTAATATGGCCAACATTTCATCGTCTGAGGGATGATAATCTGGATTGAAGACCCTCATCACCAACGACTCTTCCGATCTCGTTTCTGTTTGGAGAGAAGAGGAAAATCAAGCCAGACATTTTGCTCCGTGAAGGCTGAAATTAATTGATCCGTGAAGAAAGATTTTACCTGCTGATGTTGAGAGCGCAGCCATCACAAAAAAGATAACTGAAATAGTGGAGGAAATCATCGTTGTTGCTGAGCTACCGATTTACTTGGATGTCTGTACCAGTGATACATCAGCTCACTTATGCTTCTCTATTTATGCCAATTTGAGCAACAGAACTAGAGGCCGATTGGCTGAACGTCGTCTAACGCGATTGGTTTGCACTGCATAACAAGAAACTCCGTCCAGAACACGTTAGTAAATATTTGATCAGGTGCGAATTAGCTCACAAGGAAGAGGAAATAAACTTTGCCCATTTATGCGAGGTCTTTTTCAGGTACCATTGGATTGAGTATTCCTACATTCAGTTTCTCAGACTCTCGCTAAGAAAAACAGTGCATTGGCATCAGAGCAGTTCTCAGAACTTTCGTTCTATCGAAAACATAGAGTTTTGCTAAATGATTCCAAACTCAATATTACCTTCCCTTATTACCCTAAATTCCAGAgaagttattttaatatttgtatTTCAGAAATCATTAAAAATGGAATATTTTAACTAGTCCCCTGTAACGCTTTCCTTATTTAAGacattttcttcttgtttttcgcTTCATCACTGGCATaagcaaaaaatgaaatgagCTCGATTTCAAGATGTAAAAGgttaaatagatagatagatagatagatagatacatacatacatagatacatagatacatacatacacacacacacacacatacatacatacatacatacatacatacatacatacatacatacatacatacatacatacatacatacatacatacatacatacatacatacatacatacatacatacatacatacatacatacatacatacatacatacatacatacatacatacatactacAAAATTCTAAATAAAAAGCTGCTCTCCACGAAATGCCGTGACCTAGAGTACTTGTTTAAGAAGACATTTGAATTTCGTCAGGGACTCTGCTTGCTTCACATTACACGGAAGTTTGTTCCATAGCATGTCGCCACTATAActaattttgtaataaattGTCCGTGGTAAAGGGATACAAAGTCCCTAAGGTTTTATGGCGTTTCTCGTATTCCAAACCTATAACATAAATCTGTAAAATTCTTAAAGGGCTTATGGCAAATGCCGCCTCTTTCATTTCTTTACCCACCGTAGGTGGATAGTGTATTTTTTCGACAAAGAGTTACATAGGGCACTTTTGATATATTTATTTAGTTAAATTCTCGTATATAGGGGACTTTGCACAGAAGCTGATAATGATCCGAATTGTTTGGCACCTCCGGCTCAAGAAAAACAGGCCACTAAAATACGTCTTTGGGGAAAATCTCCAGCAAGCATCTCACTCTTTGGAAACCttaagacttgagagctctgcacCTTAGTTAGTGTGTACTTCTCTACAAAAATTAGATTATTAAAGCGTTCTtgacgagcaaaattcaaaccATGGTTGGTATTTAATCACGGAGTAGtgtaaaaattggtttttgaaAACCTGGGCCCAGATATCGAGCAAGTTCTTTAAAGACAGAGAGACAAGCTACAAGGCAATGCaggcaaaagtagttgggacgcaACGCAAAGATTGGCCTGAAAACCTCTCCGATTTCATAAACAAACGGCATTAGTATTAAAATTCCCCttaaagcttaaaaaaaaaaggagtccCCCACCCAATCAATATTGAAAAAGACTAGGAAATGTCTATTTACAACTAGTTACAACTGGCAGCATTGTTCTGGGAGAGAGGCCGGAGGCAATAATTCAAACTAAGTAAGAAAAGTAACCTAAAAGGGTGAGCGTCCCAAGGCTTTTGCCATCTGATTGTAGAATATGAGAAGTTTCAGGCTTTTGTGACCAGGAGTACTGTCGTTTTGCGTTTCAAGTAAAGTAACGCAATGCTAAACTTTTCAAATAGAGGGGCGACGAATGGTAAAATCCGACACTCGCCGAGACCCTTGTTTGCGAATCCGAGACCAAGACCAACACAGGCAAGACTCTTCGCAGAGGTTGTCGAGATTTTGAGATCGGATGAAAAGTTTGCGAGTGCGAAGATTTTGGAGGTACCATTTGCCACCCCTAAATAGATAAAGAAATGAACATATCAGCTGTGAGAAAAATCATTACGGGAACTGCCAATGGATGTTTTGTACTTCAAGTTCGAAAAGGAGTAAGCGattttcacatttctcttcCGGCTGAGTTTATACGGGGATGTCTTGAATAATTAAATCTAGTGTTTGGAAAACCAGCCGATAAGTAAGTAACAGATAGCAACCTATAAAAGCGCGTGCTGAGATTTCTTGTTTAAACTACAAACATATACTCAACTGGAATATTTTACTTCCAGGCAAATTTCTTTCTTCCTCATTGCAAATCGAGAGCAAACATCTCCAAGGCCGGAAAGGATGCTTTTAACAAGCAAAAAGCAAGAAGATCTGTTCAAACTGTAGTCAGAAGATGTGATCAActgaaactgaaataatttttttgtacttGAACAAATGTTTGAAACCTCTCGTGCCGTATCATTTACACTGGCGGATGTCAAAGACACTCCTTAATACTTCCGCTCATGtcattcgaaattaaaaaaatgcatcccTCTCCGGTTAATGAAATCAAAAGCTTGCGTTCGACTCCATTGCGCGATTAAAGCCTTAAAGTGACTGGCTTCCACTGGGTGGGTATGAGTTCTTTGTGAGGATATGTTTATTAATCTTTGCTGTGATGGGAGATTTATGACAATTTTTCAACGAACACGCCAAGATAAGGAATAAGTTGAATATTACAATTTCTTGAAACTGATCCTAGTGTGACAAACGCGAACGCTATAATATGCGCAGTAGGTAACTGTGGAAGAGAACGTGATTCATGTGAGACCATCAATTCCTAAGATTTATCATGTCAATGGCTTGCTAAAACCAACTAAAAACCGTGCGTAGCGTAACATTGGTGAATTTTAGTACTTGGCGGCTTTAGATGAGTATACCCATACAACTGAAGTTGTTAAAATTTTGAAGCGATTTAAGCAGCGTGATATGTTTGAGTAGTGCTGGATCAACACATGGGCACGATAGTGGAACCTTTGAAAAGTTGGTCCGTCCCAAATGATCCTTAGAAGTTTATCTGAACCCTTCACCAACAATTTTTACAGTAATGCCGGAACGACGAGAAAAGATTTGTTTGACCTGATCATCATCCCCTCGATTCCAGAAAggcaaaagaaatttaaatattcaCATTTCAACAAGTCAAATATTTTGATTTGCGTCCAAAGCAGCCTCTTCACATATACTTCCTTCAGTGAAACATTTCCTTCCGCTTTGCTCTTCATTGAGCCATTTTTCGCATGAATTACAGTAGAGGGCACAATTAAGTTACCAGAGGCCTGCAATGTTCAGTGAAGCGAGCCGTCGATTCACAAAAAGGCTGAAGAGAGGAACCTGGACCTAAAAAGCTCTTTTCATGAGTGCACTTTGTTCTTTCACAGGCGCTGcagactcggagggtaaaaaattataaggacttgtatgggaatcccaaaAACAAACACTCGAAAAGATATTTACAGGCTAAagttctcaattaaaaagctgTACTTTATTATCCTGGTGACCTTGTCGcttcttgtgtggttatttgccagattgaatgcgatttaagcgacttctcaactttccgggttgtcactcgtacataaacaaaagaaaggctggaaagtaatttctagcttacctcacatctccccgataaaatcacacttctccggcatcagtcacgctcaaactccggagatggccacacggataatTTTGCTTCTCTTTGaccatgtttcaaggtccagcgagtatccattgccgacattgctgagaaacagcgatgaACATTCAAATCGCTGTTTGTCAGCAATGGATGTGACAAAGTTAGTAGATCGTACATTAAAGGTAAAAGAAATTGCTCGGGAGAAACTTACTTAATGCAACGAACTGCGTGCGGGCGAGAGCATCAGGAAGGCTGCGTTAGCTGCGTTAGCTAGAACTGAATAAGATCAAAATGTTAGCTAGAGTGTCACGAGATTTGCAGCTGAAGCCTGCTATCAGGACTACCCAATGGACCCGCTCCTCAGGCTAAGAATTTGCTGTCTGGTTACTAAATAATGGATGAGAAACTCTAACTGGGAATTTtgccgaaacgttttttttgcTGTGGTCGACCCTATGAATACCGATGCcgtctggaaaaaaaaatttacttcCCTTCTGGCTTCCTGCGGCTTTTGAATTGTGCAGTGGCTAATTTCGGCTGAAGCAGTAAAATGACACCCAGTCAGGAAAGTTCAAAGATAGCGCTGGCTGTGAGTGATAACTAAGGTGCACCGCAAGCTAGTGCAAAGTCGAGCAGTCATTAAAACGCTGTCAGCAAACaatgcaatttcttttttaaacatcCCTGTCTTTTGTTATGGTGTCAATGTTGGGATTTAGACAGACAACTCATTTTATTTATTGCGCGCGGATATTCTATCTCATTAGTGGCGGTTATAGTCGCGGTCGTTGTTTTGTTCCTCTAGTTTGGGTGACTGTTAAAAAGGGTtgaccataggcagcccaagttcgcgtcactagagagcgtgtaataattaattactggtgggaagatgacctttgagtgcaagcggtgttgtgTTACAGAcggccgttgagaatttaaacgcgttataagactttgtatggaaaataaaataccgtcgattatgaagcctaaaaaacgctcaagtTAACGTTCATTTAATAAattgaataaaactgactcacctctggtgtattcttgtgccttttggagcttattttagcGTTTCGGGAAATTCCGTGTTTTTAATGTTCTAatacgaagtcaaggctgcacactaagatttcgaccatAGTCAGCTCGGAGGCGGTTTGctactcgaaaatccatcccagccgcgattttttcacgcaaatctaaagccccatcatttgcaaacctcggtgaatgtttcgtcgtcaaaaatccccacaccccccttggctggaaatgagcattttctgcttccgattccacgatagctgatgaatttaacagctgctgataaccgaaccggacacggagcttgggtccgaggtcaaattaactccaacCGATGAGGTACAgccatttcatgtacaacacttaccccatccccatagcggcttctcgaacagctccatggttacgagagacgctgtggggatggggtaagtgttgttcACGAGTGACGCCAGCCATTCGGGGTCAATCGAAACCGTTTCACACTACGGTAAGCTGATGAATGTTATGCTAGACCATTGCACTTCTCGATTAACCATTTCcagataaaataagccatttcacaCTACTCTGAACCCTTTGTCACTTCACTGAAGCAATGTACGGTAAGATGGACCGTTTGCCATGGCATTGCATATCATGTCACAATACGCTCatccattcaagacttgactttgtcattttgacaaggaaaattacACCGGTCGTCTTTGGCACTGACTAGTCCTGTGTTAACTGCGATGATTGCATAAGGTGACTGATTTATTCCATT
The sequence above is a segment of the Montipora foliosa isolate CH-2021 chromosome 2, ASM3666993v2, whole genome shotgun sequence genome. Coding sequences within it:
- the LOC137990817 gene encoding uncharacterized protein — encoded protein: MISSTISVIFFVMAALSTSAETRSEESLVMRVFNPDYHPSDDEMLAILRKADLESHGYTKEVTTALTSKPSTTNPTYEKRHLYYKTVDCSRAQEVVQELETLLPDVYGVTMSSKVNSEIKARNLANMKRCKVGLEVHFKEGVGCKGGRNRSKRSPCIFCGGCGWIRASTN
- the LOC137990818 gene encoding uncharacterized protein; protein product: MISSTISVIFFVMAALSTSAETRSEESLVMRVFNPDYHPSDDEMLAILRKADLESHGYTKEVTTALTSKPSTTNPTYEKRHLYYKTVDCSRAQEVVQELETLLPDAYGVTMSNKVNSEIKARNLANMKRCKVGLEVHFKEGVGCKGGKNRSKRSPCIFCGGCGWIRASTN